gtttaaataaacaaatttttttagtaaggaatttgaaatttcactttataaaaaattactttaacttGAATATCTAAAGACTTTTTCAAGAAAGATTTGTTTACGAAAACTTCTTAAGAAGTTTAAAATCTAGTATTATCAGGCATTTTTTGAAAGTACGCAATTTGATCTTCTAGCACTCTATAATTATGTATCCATCTACTTCCTTTACGTAAACTACCATCAATACCATCCTTCCATACACCAGCTGGTAAATAAACTTCTCTATGTCTAACACCAGGTTGTAAAATTGGTGCAACGATAACTTCCTCGCCTATAGAAAACTCATCAGTCACAGCATGGCAAGCTTGATCAACGGGATCTATCATCCACAATGGACGTATCAGTGGCAAACCAGAATCTAATGTTTCTCTGGCATATTTCCGTAGTAATGGTGTTATCtacaaattacaattaaattaatgagAACTTATAATAAACCGATACACCTGATTTGGGagccaaacaaaaaatttaacgacTTTTGTATTCGAAAATTGAATCTGATCACCATTTACACCAACGATACGggttttaatacatttaatcgTGATATTGCTCCAAATTCTAAATAGATCAAGTTCCCAACCCGTaataaaattcgtttaaaattCATTGCATTATGGCTAGTGCACTTGTGTAGAAGATATTTAGAATCAAACGCGAATGAAAATTATAAGTagacttattatttttgtggGAACGAATAAAACAAGAGCCGTCTAAATCAGAGTCGCCCCATTTTTCAAACCAAATAGTGATCAGCaagttttaatttcttaataaaacatTCACTTACTACATTCAATCTTAAGGATGTTAATCGCTTAGCCATATCTAATACATCTTTTCCATATTTACTAGGTAAATCTGTAAAACGTATCACTGGTAAAAATGTGCTTAATTGTAACCATCttatatataattctttatCCAACAAAGCCTCATTATCGTCTGTAATATTACGCCACATTGTTTCTGGTTGAAAATCACCACCAACCGCGCCAGACATAATAAAAGGATATCCAATAATTCCATATGTTAAAACTGTTGGTATAACCCGTTTTATAGATCTCCATGATGATTCAAATGGTGGTAATGATACAAATATTGGCGCTCTGGGTCGTTGAACAGCACTTGACACTCCTATTATACTAACTGTacctgtaaaataatttatacaaaataatatcaaaattatgacGGCTGCTGAGAAATTGAAAGTTCAAGACTAATACAACATATTAAGATATTCACAATTTTCCCATTGTTTGCAACACAATTTAAggagttattaaattataactttACTCCGTGATCTATAAATAACTGATGTTTAAAGATATGctgagtaataaaataatacaccgCCATGGCCCCAACTGCAAACAACCGGGGTGAAAATATGGTTCACAATTTCTGATCAACAATCCCAGGTCCTTTTTCACCAATTATAACAAATACGGCGACACCTGGCATATGGTTTTGTAATGGTGAACCTCAAACTTTTTGTTTGggtaaattaagaaaattggaaGGTTTTTTTTCGCGGGGCGCGAGAGTTATTTAAGTGCCTCACAATCTTTAAGTTAGTtactgatattttttttttgttattgcaataggaaaataatttaataaaatatagaaatatgaaAGAGTTCgacattatacaaaaaaaaaaacttcccgTCGTAACATTCGTAGAAAACtttctttgtaaaatttcaaagtcCATTAACTTTTCCAGAAGTAATGAACACggatataaatcaattttaaaattgtaacgCAATTAAAAACGAGTCCCGTAAAAGAAAGTCTCCTATTTTCcagaaatttttctaataaaaattgtaacacGATGCAGAAAAGGAAGTCGAATAACATTGCTCATAGAACGTATAGTTGTTTTCTCGGAGTATTATCatgaatcgaattttttttcttgcatgTATCGAGTCAACCCAGTGATTTTGGCCgtgaataaatatcattttctaaGACTCAAATAATACATGAAAGCTTATTGACAGaagtttttctttcaaaaatgtaaaaacgcAAAACTATTCcgaaaaaaactatcaaatgaACGCATGGGGTCGGACTATGGAAGTAGTGCTGTGAAATGATGGGTTGTAAGGACAATGAACTTATAATCAATCGACTTTAAAGAgtctttttcgtttttctatgtgagattgaatatataaataatctgAATGTAATTTTTACCTTGCAAACTGTTGATAAGATACGTCCTAAACTCATCTGGGTTGGTTGAATGAATATTGCACTGATAATAATGTGGCATGTCAAACGCAGTACccaaatctaaataaaatgcATCAATAGAGTATCTTTTCATGACCAATTCCAACTGGGCTTTTAGCCATGGCATAGtttcatttttagtaaaatctAATACACCAGCACTTTGTAATGACTTATATCGTGTTAACGCTGGTATACGTTGATCTGAATGTCTTTCTGTAATAAGCAAGCCTTTTCGAACACACTCAACAAAATTAACACTCTCAGTGGATATAAATGGTTGAATTGAGAATACAGTACGAAATCCTCGCCGTCGAATTATTTTCACCGTTTCGTCTAATGTTTGAAAACGTTCTTCGTCCAATGTAAAATCACCCACTTCTCCTTGCCAAAATTCATTAACTAAAACGTGTCCCTGTTTAAAGAATCCTAGTGCAATTACATCCTCTgtgtaattataaattgttgctTCTATTAAATCACTTTTAATTGGTGGTGCAATCTGCCATACTGGTTCACTTATAAATGAATTCACAGTACTAATATCTTCGGGTTTTAATCCATCCCACAATGATTTCTCCGATAACGATGAATGTAAGATTTTCATATTTGGCCCTTgacatgaaaaaaaagtaattaaaagaaattttttgggaGAAAATTGTATTCAGATAACTTATCAGAATATTGTACATGTAAATACAATTTCATATTTCACTgctcaatttttcaaaaagcaattgaaaaatgttgtggcggaaaacttttatttcgcaattatttttaaaacttttaaagaatAGTTTCAACAAATATAGTGTAAATAAAGATGTTAcacataaagaaaaattaaagaaaccgctcgcattttacTAAAACCTCGTGGAATGTGTTTCGTTCGTGTCAAATATCATAAGTAACTCATGagataatagaaaaaatgtttctatttgttaataaacaataaattgtcaaTGCAATGGAACGATCAAtattaaagttcacttaaaaaattcataaatgggcaacttgaattacgtatacgttatacatgtataacagtttccgattatttgacaaactcGATCTGTgtttatgtgtgtgtatgtgtctgtctgtctgtctcctTGTCTGTGGCCTCGTAACTCCTAAacgtatgaaccgattttgatttttcattgttttgtttgaaaggtagtaCAAGAACTTGTCGGGGACttttctaaatttcaattatatatttttgcatgTCCATACAATTTTCCTCAATGTCTGATTACAATAATTTCTCTTAGAAAAGATTGAACATATTCCAATTACCTGTACATATACTATAATTTAAATGAGGATGCAAGGTTCTATGATTCACATAAGAAAACTCATCAAATTGTGCTcgcaaacataattttttagaatttgttGCATTTATTGCAATATGTAATGGTGATTCGTTATCTACTACAATTGCAACACCTCTTGAACTAATAAAATATCTCTTTAATACATTTCCCCAGGTATTTTTTGCAATATCACCGGTTATAAACGGTGCATAATCAAATGATTTCTTTTGCAATGGCCATGCTGGATCTGCTGTTTGTCCACCACCATACCAATAGCCTTTACCAACATTTAAATCAAAACAATCGGTTGGTGCTACATCAGATGCCAACGATatccaatttaaattataacatcgtacatctttatttatttctttgtaaCTTAAATATAATCGTGCTTCGGACATCCATTCAAAACATAAAGAGCCTAATGCAAGAGAATCAAAAATAAGCTTAAACCATAAAAAAGCACAACCTAAGATTTTGGTATATATATGATGTGTGAACATACacgataaatttaaattgtggTAGGGTTAATTTCTTTGGAAAAAGTAATCAGAAAAAAGTTCCCTTAATCATAACCTcccaaatattgaaaattgagaaaaaaaaattaaagaaaaaatggtatgataaaaagttaaaaccCGCAAATACTAAAATACAAGGTTGTGCTAATTAACCTTATTTTTCTTCTACTAACCATCCGTTTTTTCATTCTCCTTTAAACAATTATAGGCATTTTCACCTGATACTGTTACACCTAAAATACCACGAATAATTTCGATACcatcattattaaatattctcaTAGTACGTtcga
The Chrysoperla carnea chromosome 4, inChrCarn1.1, whole genome shotgun sequence genome window above contains:
- the LOC123297914 gene encoding myogenesis-regulating glycosidase isoform X2; the protein is MSLNRLNTVSVSTGHTFNAYPDEIEIPENETSASSSYSGGNDSEEDVERNKVPLRNGRRKSGAPKRHHPEEDEFLGSAESSPNNSITSVNSLASLLKEKMQMFPNALKKRQQTTDIKLRAFVTFLFLSIVFIVSLAYILYHQKVLQKAYFHRIKFNKIERTMRIFNNDGIEIIRGILGVTVSGENAYNCLKENEKTDGSLCFEWMSEARLYLSYKEINKDVRCYNLNWISLASDVAPTDCFDLNVGKGYWYGGGQTADPAWPLQKKSFDYAPFITGDIAKNTWGNVLKRYFISSRGVAIVVDNESPLHIAINATNSKKLCLRAQFDEFSYVNHRTLHPHLNYSICTGPNMKILHSSLSEKSLWDGLKPEDISTVNSFISEPVWQIAPPIKSDLIEATIYNYTEDVIALGFFKQGHVLVNEFWQGEVGDFTLDEERFQTLDETVKIIRRRGFRTVFSIQPFISTESVNFVECVRKGLLITERHSDQRIPALTRYKSLQSAGVLDFTKNETMPWLKAQLELVMKRYSIDAFYLDLGTAFDMPHYYQCNIHSTNPDEFRTYLINSLQGTVSIIGVSSAVQRPRAPIFVSLPPFESSWRSIKRVIPTVLTYGIIGYPFIMSGAVGGDFQPETMWRNITDDNEALLDKELYIRWLQLSTFLPVIRFTDLPSKYGKDVLDMAKRLTSLRLNVITPLLRKYARETLDSGLPLIRPLWMIDPVDQACHAVTDEFSIGEEVIVAPILQPGVRHREVYLPAGVWKDGIDGSLRKGSRWIHNYRVLEDQIAYFQKMPDNTRF
- the LOC123297914 gene encoding myogenesis-regulating glycosidase isoform X1, producing MNNNQNNNTNNVPKIVIENPKGKIVHQDDPTSRRSSNLRRNSISLPSGLDDIDLELLQAAHKKYNTIPENETSASSSYSGGNDSEEDVERNKVPLRNGRRKSGAPKRHHPEEDEFLGSAESSPNNSITSVNSLASLLKEKMQMFPNALKKRQQTTDIKLRAFVTFLFLSIVFIVSLAYILYHQKVLQKAYFHRIKFNKIERTMRIFNNDGIEIIRGILGVTVSGENAYNCLKENEKTDGSLCFEWMSEARLYLSYKEINKDVRCYNLNWISLASDVAPTDCFDLNVGKGYWYGGGQTADPAWPLQKKSFDYAPFITGDIAKNTWGNVLKRYFISSRGVAIVVDNESPLHIAINATNSKKLCLRAQFDEFSYVNHRTLHPHLNYSICTGPNMKILHSSLSEKSLWDGLKPEDISTVNSFISEPVWQIAPPIKSDLIEATIYNYTEDVIALGFFKQGHVLVNEFWQGEVGDFTLDEERFQTLDETVKIIRRRGFRTVFSIQPFISTESVNFVECVRKGLLITERHSDQRIPALTRYKSLQSAGVLDFTKNETMPWLKAQLELVMKRYSIDAFYLDLGTAFDMPHYYQCNIHSTNPDEFRTYLINSLQGTVSIIGVSSAVQRPRAPIFVSLPPFESSWRSIKRVIPTVLTYGIIGYPFIMSGAVGGDFQPETMWRNITDDNEALLDKELYIRWLQLSTFLPVIRFTDLPSKYGKDVLDMAKRLTSLRLNVITPLLRKYARETLDSGLPLIRPLWMIDPVDQACHAVTDEFSIGEEVIVAPILQPGVRHREVYLPAGVWKDGIDGSLRKGSRWIHNYRVLEDQIAYFQKMPDNTRF